In one window of Coralliovum pocilloporae DNA:
- a CDS encoding DMT family transporter, which produces MQRRMAGWGNGLLGVIIFSASLPATRVAVGGFDPVFLTAARAVIATGLGVLCLLVLQEKRPLKSDIRSLTIVAFGVVVGFPLCTALALEHITSARSIVFIGLLPLLTAFFGVLRGGERPHPVFWIFSGLGSALVAGFAWFQGAEGSVTGDLYMVLAIIVCGLGYAEGGILSRRLGGWQVISWALALSLPVMAPIALFTLPSDWTHVTLPQWTGLAYVSVFSMLVGFIFWYRGLATGGIAGVGQLQLLQPFFGLMLAGLLLGEVVSAGMVLVTGLVVLCVAGAKRFA; this is translated from the coding sequence ATGCAGAGACGGATGGCAGGTTGGGGGAACGGTTTGCTGGGCGTGATCATCTTCAGCGCCTCACTTCCCGCAACACGGGTGGCCGTTGGCGGGTTTGACCCTGTGTTTCTGACCGCTGCCCGGGCTGTGATTGCAACCGGGCTCGGGGTTCTGTGCCTTCTGGTCTTACAGGAGAAACGCCCCTTAAAGAGCGATATCAGGTCGCTGACAATCGTGGCTTTCGGTGTTGTTGTGGGTTTCCCGCTATGCACAGCCTTGGCGCTTGAGCACATCACCTCTGCCCGATCGATTGTCTTCATCGGCCTGCTGCCTCTGCTGACGGCCTTTTTCGGCGTCTTGCGCGGCGGTGAGCGGCCACATCCGGTTTTCTGGATTTTTTCCGGTCTGGGCAGTGCCCTTGTTGCAGGTTTTGCCTGGTTTCAGGGTGCAGAAGGATCTGTGACCGGCGATCTCTACATGGTCCTGGCCATTATTGTCTGCGGACTTGGATATGCGGAAGGTGGAATCCTCTCGCGCCGCCTGGGCGGCTGGCAGGTCATCTCATGGGCTCTTGCCTTGTCGCTACCCGTAATGGCACCGATTGCGCTGTTCACACTGCCTTCGGACTGGACCCATGTCACCCTGCCCCAATGGACCGGGCTTGCCTATGTCTCGGTGTTCAGCATGCTGGTCGGCTTCATCTTCTGGTATCGGGGCCTGGCAACAGGCGGAATTGCAGGGGTCGGACAGCTCCAGCTGCTGCAACCCTTCTTCGGCCTGATGCTCGCGGGCCTCCTGCTTGGTGAAGTGGTCAGCGCGGGAATGGTTCTGGTGACAGGTCTGGTCGTCCTCTGCGTTGCCGGAGCAAAACGGTTTGCGTGA
- a CDS encoding LysR family transcriptional regulator, translated as MLIDNIRLFQKIAEKGSLIAAGRELGLSATTVSERLSTLEAHYGVVLFNRTTRSLHLTDEGQTLLDGAKVVLSEVDGLHARIRHGAQTLSGPIRISAPVDLGRNMVAGIVTAFTREHPAISVELSLSDGYIDIVGEGFDLAIRFGTVPDSTLRIRSLGSHRRIVCAAPSYIAANGTPRSPSDLHDHNCLIMRFGTTLDNIWHFQNGTRLETITVRGNSIVNDSMLVRQWALDGLGIVLKSELDVASDLKAGRLVPLLEDYASPPTPLQIIFPPGRSQPRRIHALVEKLCAAMPQ; from the coding sequence ATGTTGATTGATAACATCCGCCTGTTCCAGAAGATCGCCGAGAAGGGCAGCCTCATCGCTGCGGGACGCGAGCTCGGCCTTTCAGCCACCACTGTCTCCGAGCGCCTGTCTACACTGGAAGCACATTACGGTGTGGTTTTGTTCAACCGGACCACCCGCTCCCTGCATCTGACTGATGAGGGACAGACCCTGCTTGATGGTGCCAAAGTGGTGCTGAGTGAGGTTGACGGACTGCATGCGCGCATCCGCCACGGGGCCCAGACCCTGTCAGGTCCGATCAGGATCAGCGCACCGGTTGATCTTGGCCGCAACATGGTCGCCGGGATTGTCACCGCCTTCACCCGGGAGCATCCGGCCATTTCGGTAGAGCTGTCCCTGTCTGACGGCTATATCGATATTGTCGGTGAAGGCTTTGATCTGGCTATCCGGTTCGGCACGGTTCCCGACAGCACCCTGCGCATCCGCAGCCTCGGAAGCCATCGCAGGATCGTCTGTGCCGCTCCGTCCTATATCGCCGCAAACGGCACACCACGCAGTCCATCCGATCTCCATGACCACAATTGCCTGATCATGAGATTTGGCACAACACTGGACAACATCTGGCATTTCCAGAATGGAACCAGACTTGAGACAATCACTGTCCGCGGCAATTCAATCGTCAATGACAGTATGCTGGTCCGCCAATGGGCCCTCGACGGGCTCGGCATCGTGCTGAAATCGGAACTTGATGTCGCATCAGATCTCAAGGCCGGACGGCTTGTGCCGCTTCTTGAAGATTATGCATCACCTCCAACCCCGTTGCAGATCATCTTCCCACCTGGCCGCTCACAACCAAGACGCATCCACGCGCTGGTAGAAAAGCTCTGTGCTGCCATGCCGCAATAG
- a CDS encoding zinc-binding alcohol dehydrogenase family protein produces MKAVGYLSTGPIDRPDALIDFETDTPEARGHDLLVSVEAISVNPVDTKIRMRRAPDGDAPAILGWDAAGRVVAVGDKVSRFKPGDRVWYAGAIDRPGTNSEYHLVDERIVGHAPASIETAAAAALPLTTLTAYEMLFDRLDVLKPVPGAAQAVVIIGGAGGVGSIAIQLLRAMTDLTVIATASRPETQDWVRELGAHHVIDHSKPLTDQIAALGIGAPGFVFSTNGSEHYVPEIGAFIAPQGRFGLIDDPAGFDIMPFKQKSVSIHWEFMYTRSLFQTEDIARQSDMLNEVAGLIDAGKVRSTVTETFGTITAANLTRAHSMLESGKARGKIVLEGF; encoded by the coding sequence ATGAAAGCCGTCGGTTATTTAAGCACAGGCCCGATTGACCGCCCTGATGCGCTGATCGATTTCGAGACTGATACACCTGAGGCCAGGGGCCACGACCTCCTGGTCAGCGTAGAGGCAATCTCCGTCAATCCGGTGGATACCAAGATCCGTATGCGGCGCGCGCCGGACGGGGATGCCCCGGCCATTCTGGGATGGGATGCGGCCGGGCGCGTTGTTGCTGTTGGAGACAAAGTCAGCCGGTTCAAGCCTGGCGACAGGGTCTGGTATGCTGGTGCGATCGACCGGCCCGGCACCAATTCGGAATACCATCTTGTGGATGAGCGGATTGTCGGCCATGCCCCTGCATCCATTGAAACCGCTGCGGCTGCAGCGCTGCCCCTGACCACGCTGACCGCCTATGAAATGCTGTTTGACCGTCTGGATGTGCTGAAGCCTGTGCCCGGCGCGGCGCAGGCTGTTGTCATCATCGGCGGTGCGGGTGGTGTGGGGTCCATCGCTATCCAGCTTCTGCGTGCGATGACAGACCTGACCGTGATTGCTACGGCGTCCCGGCCCGAGACGCAGGACTGGGTGCGCGAACTTGGTGCCCATCACGTGATTGACCATTCCAAACCCCTTACGGACCAGATAGCCGCCCTTGGCATTGGAGCGCCAGGTTTTGTCTTCTCAACCAATGGCTCGGAGCATTATGTGCCGGAGATTGGCGCCTTTATCGCGCCGCAGGGCCGGTTCGGGCTGATTGATGATCCGGCTGGGTTTGACATCATGCCGTTCAAGCAGAAATCGGTCTCGATCCACTGGGAGTTCATGTATACGCGATCCCTCTTCCAGACAGAGGATATCGCCCGACAGAGTGATATGCTGAACGAGGTGGCCGGGTTGATCGACGCAGGCAAGGTCCGGTCAACGGTAACGGAAACCTTTGGCACCATTACGGCGGCCAACCTTACCCGCGCGCACAGCATGCTGGAAAGCGGCAAGGCCAGAGGCAAGATCGTGCTGGAAGGCTTCTGA
- a CDS encoding Lrp/AsnC family transcriptional regulator — translation MEENSTSHNIDKIDRKILKCLQTDGRMSNAEIAEKVNVSPATCHRRTQRLFEDGIISSVTAQVRPDAVDLSVLVLVGAVLERSTPESFAEFEAAIPQFPFILECQCVAGDFDYFLKVRVKDISDFNTLHRAQLLTLPGVRQLRSFFVLKEVIENAPLHF, via the coding sequence ATGGAAGAAAATTCCACATCTCATAATATCGACAAAATCGACCGCAAAATTCTCAAGTGTCTTCAGACAGATGGCCGCATGAGCAACGCTGAAATCGCCGAGAAGGTGAATGTCAGCCCGGCCACATGCCACCGGCGGACCCAGCGCCTGTTCGAAGACGGCATCATCTCGAGCGTCACCGCTCAGGTCAGACCGGATGCTGTGGACCTCAGCGTCCTGGTGCTGGTCGGTGCTGTTCTGGAGCGTTCAACACCTGAGAGCTTTGCAGAGTTTGAAGCCGCGATCCCGCAATTTCCCTTCATTCTCGAATGCCAGTGCGTAGCCGGAGATTTCGACTATTTCCTCAAGGTCCGTGTGAAGGATATTTCCGACTTCAACACACTGCATCGGGCACAATTGCTGACCCTTCCAGGTGTCAGGCAATTGCGCAGCTTCTTTGTCCTGAAGGAGGTCATCGAGAATGCCCCCCTTCATTTTTGA
- a CDS encoding 1-aminocyclopropane-1-carboxylate deaminase has protein sequence MNLSKFDRYPLTFGPTAIEHLPRLSEAIGGDVEIYAKREDCNSGLALGGNKLRKLEYIVPDAIASGADTLVSIGGVQSNHTRMVAATAAKIGMKCVVIQESWVPHDDAVYDRVGNILMTRLMGADSRLVDEGFDIGIRQSWEDAMQSVRDAGGVPYAIPAGASVHKFGGLGYAGFAEEVRAQEAEMGITFDYIVVCCVTGSTQAGMVVGFAADNRADRVIGIDASGTPDQLRGQMRGIIDNTADLVELGRAVRDDEIIINPDYAYPAYGVPSHETNEAMRLAARTEAMITDPVYEGKSMQGMIDLAQKGFFPKGSKVLYAHLGGAPAINGYSYTYRNG, from the coding sequence ATGAACCTCTCGAAATTTGACCGTTACCCGCTCACATTCGGCCCGACTGCAATTGAACACCTGCCCAGGCTTTCCGAGGCTATTGGCGGAGATGTTGAAATCTATGCCAAGCGTGAAGACTGCAATTCGGGCTTGGCGCTTGGCGGTAACAAACTGCGCAAGCTGGAATATATTGTCCCCGATGCGATTGCATCGGGTGCTGATACGCTGGTGTCCATCGGCGGGGTGCAGTCCAACCATACGCGCATGGTCGCGGCAACGGCAGCCAAGATAGGCATGAAGTGCGTGGTCATTCAGGAAAGCTGGGTACCCCATGATGATGCGGTCTATGACCGTGTGGGCAACATTCTGATGACCCGTCTGATGGGGGCTGACAGCCGTCTTGTTGATGAAGGGTTTGATATCGGGATCCGCCAGAGCTGGGAGGATGCCATGCAGTCAGTCCGGGATGCGGGCGGAGTGCCCTATGCCATTCCGGCTGGTGCGTCGGTGCATAAATTTGGCGGGCTTGGCTATGCGGGCTTTGCTGAGGAAGTGCGCGCCCAGGAAGCGGAAATGGGCATCACGTTTGATTATATCGTTGTCTGCTGTGTGACGGGGTCGACACAGGCAGGCATGGTTGTCGGTTTCGCAGCGGATAACAGGGCGGACAGGGTCATCGGTATTGATGCCTCCGGAACGCCAGACCAGCTGCGCGGGCAGATGCGTGGGATTATCGACAACACCGCCGACCTTGTGGAACTGGGGCGTGCCGTGCGCGATGATGAGATCATCATCAATCCCGATTACGCCTATCCGGCCTATGGGGTGCCCAGTCACGAAACCAACGAAGCCATGCGGCTGGCGGCGCGCACTGAGGCCATGATTACGGACCCTGTCTATGAGGGCAAATCCATGCAGGGCATGATCGACCTGGCACAGAAGGGCTTTTTCCCGAAGGGCTCGAAGGTTCTTTATGCCCATTTGGGCGGCGCACCGGCCATTAACGGCTACAGCTACACGTATCGCAACGGTTAA
- a CDS encoding Lrp/AsnC family transcriptional regulator produces MDAKDRQIIRALQANGRMTNQDLAAEVNLSPSPCLRRLRNLEENGTLRGYSAEVDAKTYGLPITVFVRIRLERHNEDDVRSFESRIHAIDEVLECHVLTGASDYQLRVVVPGLDAYEDFIRHRIHPIGGIASIDTSFVYSTVKKTNVFPAID; encoded by the coding sequence ATGGACGCCAAAGACCGACAGATTATCCGCGCATTGCAGGCAAATGGCCGCATGACCAATCAGGACCTCGCCGCAGAAGTCAACTTGTCCCCGTCGCCCTGTCTGCGCCGGTTGCGCAATCTCGAAGAAAACGGCACGCTCCGGGGATACAGCGCCGAGGTGGACGCAAAGACCTATGGCCTGCCGATCACGGTCTTTGTGCGCATTCGGCTGGAACGCCACAACGAAGACGATGTCCGAAGCTTCGAAAGCCGAATCCATGCAATCGACGAAGTGCTTGAGTGTCATGTCCTGACCGGAGCCTCGGATTATCAGTTGCGGGTGGTGGTGCCCGGGCTGGATGCCTATGAGGATTTCATCCGTCATCGCATCCACCCCATCGGAGGCATTGCCTCCATTGACACCAGCTTCGTCTACTCTACCGTGAAGAAAACCAACGTATTTCCGGCAATCGATTAA
- a CDS encoding methionine gamma-lyase, with protein sequence MSSSKGFATRAIHHAYDPQENEGALTPPLHLTSTFAFETTEAGGEMFAGERQGHIYSRISNPTCDLLEQRIATLEGAEAGLALSSGMGAITAVLWTLLSPGDEVIVDKTLYGCTFAFMRHGLAKWGVTITHVDMTDPENLRAAISKQTRVVYFETPANPNMRLVDIAATATIAHEAGAQVVVDNTYATPFLTRPVELGADIVVHSATKYLGGHGDVVAGLVAGTAEQIAEIRLVGMKDMTGAVMAPFNAMLILRGLKTLALRMERHCASARIVAEYLQEHPSVRTVYFPGLDSFAQHELATCQMSRPGAMIAFEVEGGMAGGIRFMNNLNMIQRAVSLGDAETLIQHPASMTHSTYTPEERAEHDIADGLIRLSVGLEDVDDIIADLDQSLPRPIHHAAE encoded by the coding sequence ATGAGTTCGTCCAAAGGCTTTGCCACCCGCGCTATCCACCACGCCTATGATCCCCAAGAGAACGAAGGTGCGTTGACGCCGCCCCTGCACCTCACATCGACCTTTGCATTTGAGACCACTGAGGCCGGAGGCGAAATGTTCGCTGGCGAACGCCAGGGGCATATTTACAGCCGTATCTCGAACCCGACCTGTGATCTTCTGGAGCAGCGCATTGCCACGCTCGAAGGGGCTGAAGCCGGGCTGGCCTTGTCCAGTGGCATGGGCGCCATTACGGCGGTGCTGTGGACTCTGCTGTCGCCCGGCGACGAAGTGATCGTCGACAAGACGCTTTACGGCTGCACCTTTGCCTTCATGCGGCATGGGCTGGCGAAATGGGGTGTGACCATCACTCATGTGGATATGACAGACCCGGAAAACCTGCGTGCTGCGATCTCAAAGCAGACCCGGGTCGTTTATTTCGAAACCCCGGCCAACCCGAACATGCGGCTGGTGGACATTGCCGCCACCGCCACAATCGCGCATGAAGCCGGGGCGCAGGTGGTCGTCGACAACACCTACGCTACGCCTTTCCTGACACGACCCGTTGAACTGGGCGCTGATATCGTGGTGCACTCCGCCACCAAGTATCTCGGTGGACATGGCGATGTGGTGGCCGGGCTGGTTGCCGGCACGGCCGAACAGATCGCCGAGATCCGACTTGTTGGAATGAAGGACATGACGGGTGCGGTTATGGCACCGTTCAATGCGATGCTGATCCTGCGCGGGTTGAAAACTCTGGCCCTGCGTATGGAGCGCCATTGCGCTTCGGCTCGAATTGTGGCCGAGTATCTGCAGGAGCATCCGTCGGTCCGGACCGTGTATTTTCCCGGGCTGGACAGTTTCGCCCAGCACGAACTTGCAACGTGTCAGATGTCCAGGCCCGGCGCGATGATCGCCTTTGAAGTCGAGGGCGGCATGGCGGGTGGCATCCGGTTCATGAACAACCTGAACATGATCCAGCGGGCCGTATCCCTGGGTGATGCCGAAACGCTGATCCAGCATCCGGCCTCTATGACCCACTCCACTTATACGCCCGAGGAGCGTGCCGAGCACGATATTGCTGACGGGTTGATCCGTTTGTCTGTCGGGCTGGAGGATGTCGATGACATCATCGCCGACCTGGATCAATCCCTGCCGCGACCCATTCATCACGCCGCCGAGTAA
- a CDS encoding transketolase-like TK C-terminal-containing protein yields the protein MKTIEQRLLWLSHWMIHHANHIRPKADEIKVGGHQASSASMVSIMTALYFSALKPQDRVAVKPHASPVFHAMHYLMGNQTREKMENFRGYGGVQSYPSRTKDIDDVDFSTGSVGLGVGITALASMVQDFIKAKSWGQNTETGRMVALVGDAELDEGNVYEVLQEGWKNDLRNTWWIIDYNRQSLDGIVREGLFERLEKIFDAFGWDVVRVKYGALQRAAFAEPGGEKLRAWIDACPNADYSALTYMGGEVWRKHLMDDLGDQGDVTALLDCRSDAELAALMENLGGNCVHTMAETFDAIDHDRPTCFLAYTIKGWGTPIAGHKDNHGGLMTKAQMADWQAHMGVQAGEEWEPFATVDDVDGLKAFLAQVPFFSKGTRRYSDDRIAVPALHVDSERELSTQTAFGKILDTLARGDSDLAARIMTTSPDVTGTTSLGPFVNRRKLFARDELKDAFIEHRIPSTAKWNFAPDGQHLELGIAEMNLFLLLGAAGLAHSLWGKRIIPIGTVYDPFVHRGLDALNYACYQDARFMIVGTPSGVTLAPEGGAHQSIGTQLTGIAQDGLASFEPAFADELALIMEWAFDYMQRDGEGDPDERTWLRDETGGSVYLRLTTKPLEQPAKRTDELFRRGVIDGAYWLREPGPNCELVIAYQGAVANEAIEAAGRLAESRRDIGVLAVTSADRLNAGWTAAQRDRARGNRKARSHIETLLGTLPNHCSLLTVVDGHPATLSWLGAVAGHRTIPLGVEHFGQTGTIGDLYQHFGINRDSIVQQAHGALQTGAELSEARKAAIRAVN from the coding sequence ATGAAAACCATTGAGCAACGGCTTCTGTGGCTGTCCCACTGGATGATCCATCATGCCAATCACATCCGGCCCAAGGCGGATGAGATCAAGGTCGGGGGGCATCAGGCGTCTTCCGCCTCCATGGTGTCGATTATGACGGCACTCTATTTCTCGGCCCTGAAACCCCAGGACCGGGTGGCTGTCAAACCTCATGCGTCGCCCGTGTTCCATGCGATGCACTATCTGATGGGCAATCAGACCCGTGAGAAAATGGAGAATTTCCGCGGCTATGGCGGGGTGCAGTCCTATCCCAGCCGGACCAAGGATATTGATGATGTGGACTTCTCTACCGGGTCTGTCGGGCTGGGTGTGGGGATAACGGCGCTTGCGTCCATGGTGCAGGATTTCATCAAGGCCAAGAGCTGGGGACAGAACACCGAAACCGGTCGCATGGTGGCGCTTGTGGGCGACGCGGAGCTGGATGAGGGCAATGTCTATGAAGTGCTGCAGGAAGGCTGGAAAAACGACTTGCGCAACACCTGGTGGATTATCGACTATAACCGCCAGTCGCTGGACGGGATTGTCCGTGAGGGCCTTTTTGAGCGTCTTGAAAAGATCTTTGACGCCTTCGGCTGGGATGTGGTCCGGGTGAAATATGGTGCCCTGCAGCGGGCCGCCTTTGCGGAGCCTGGCGGCGAGAAACTGCGGGCCTGGATTGATGCCTGCCCCAATGCGGACTATTCGGCCCTCACCTATATGGGCGGCGAGGTGTGGCGGAAACATCTGATGGATGATCTGGGCGATCAGGGAGATGTCACCGCCCTGCTCGATTGCAGAAGTGATGCCGAGCTGGCGGCGCTTATGGAGAATCTCGGTGGCAATTGCGTGCACACCATGGCCGAGACATTCGATGCCATAGACCACGACCGCCCCACATGTTTTCTCGCCTATACCATCAAGGGCTGGGGAACACCCATTGCCGGGCACAAGGACAATCACGGCGGTCTGATGACCAAAGCCCAGATGGCAGACTGGCAGGCCCATATGGGTGTTCAGGCAGGAGAGGAATGGGAGCCATTTGCGACGGTTGATGATGTGGATGGTCTCAAGGCATTTCTGGCGCAGGTTCCTTTCTTTTCCAAAGGTACCCGGCGTTATTCAGACGACCGGATTGCCGTGCCTGCCCTCCATGTGGATTCAGAGCGGGAATTGTCCACCCAGACCGCCTTTGGCAAGATCCTCGACACTCTGGCCAGGGGTGACAGCGACCTTGCGGCCCGCATCATGACCACATCGCCGGATGTGACCGGGACCACCAGCCTCGGGCCGTTTGTGAACCGCCGGAAACTGTTCGCGCGGGATGAGCTGAAGGATGCCTTTATCGAGCATCGTATTCCCTCCACAGCCAAGTGGAATTTTGCGCCCGATGGGCAGCACCTGGAGCTTGGTATTGCCGAGATGAACCTGTTTCTGCTGCTCGGTGCGGCCGGTCTGGCTCACAGTCTCTGGGGCAAGCGAATTATTCCGATCGGCACGGTCTACGACCCCTTTGTTCATCGTGGTCTGGATGCGCTCAACTATGCCTGTTATCAGGACGCCCGTTTCATGATTGTCGGCACGCCGTCCGGTGTTACGCTGGCACCGGAGGGCGGCGCGCACCAGTCCATCGGCACCCAGCTTACAGGCATCGCCCAGGATGGCCTGGCCTCATTTGAGCCTGCCTTTGCCGATGAGCTGGCGCTGATCATGGAGTGGGCGTTTGACTATATGCAACGCGATGGTGAGGGTGACCCGGACGAGCGCACATGGCTCAGGGATGAGACCGGAGGCTCAGTCTATCTGCGCCTGACCACAAAGCCGCTTGAGCAGCCCGCAAAGCGGACGGACGAGCTCTTCCGCAGAGGCGTTATTGACGGTGCTTACTGGCTACGGGAGCCGGGTCCCAATTGCGAGCTTGTCATCGCCTATCAGGGCGCTGTGGCAAACGAGGCGATTGAGGCCGCTGGCAGGCTGGCGGAAAGCCGTCGTGATATCGGGGTTCTGGCGGTCACCTCCGCCGACAGACTGAATGCCGGCTGGACAGCCGCCCAGCGCGACCGGGCCCGGGGCAATCGCAAGGCAAGAAGCCATATCGAAACCCTTCTCGGCACCCTGCCCAACCATTGCAGCCTGCTGACCGTGGTTGACGGTCATCCGGCCACCCTGTCCTGGCTGGGGGCCGTTGCCGGACACAGGACCATCCCGCTCGGGGTGGAGCATTTCGGTCAGACCGGAACCATCGGCGACCTCTACCAGCACTTCGGCATCAACCGCGACAGCATAGTCCAGCAGGCCCACGGTGCCCTGCAGACGGGCGCAGAACTCTCAGAAGCCAGAAAAGCCGCGATCAGAGCCGTGAACTGA